The following are encoded in a window of Cyprinus carpio isolate SPL01 chromosome B18, ASM1834038v1, whole genome shotgun sequence genomic DNA:
- the slc27a2a gene encoding solute carrier family 27 member 2a gives MIYSVLLGLAVSCLLFLYVRFPYFTQDFIFVLRTVNIGRLVNRFGRASPCYTILDRFADIARSHPQKPFLVFEGEVFSYRDADRISNRIANALRERALVHAGQTVALFHGNAPQYVCTWLALAKLGCTVALLNTNLRSRSLLHCCDCCCATALITDADLAPAVAEVLPSLHMCGMSVLLLFGSCKTDGIVNLSAAVRGASEEAPPLSLRSDISIRSPALYIYTSGTTGLPKAAVISHHRLWLMSFLQRMTGVSSRDILYIYLPLYHSAGFLAGLTGAIERGNTVVLRRKFSASRFWDDCREHEVTVIQYIGEVMRYLCNTPKSERDRDHRVRLALGNGITAATWEEFLRRFGNVHICECYGATEGNIGFLNYSGKIGSIGRVTAIHKMLIPFAFIKFDPETEEPVRDSAGLCVEVAPGETGLLVAKINKIAPFSGYVKNPAQTEKKKLRNVFKKGDLYFNTGDLILADRRGFLYFQDRIGDTFRWKGENVSTTEVSEVLLMLDSIEAANVYGVRVSGHEGRIGMAALKLTDGTEFDGSATYKHVKKLLPAYARPHFIRIQDELDVTGTFKQVKGQLVQEGFDPNVIQSKLFFLDESKQTFVPLTQELYSSITNGHTRL, from the exons ATGATTTATTCGGTTCTCCTCGGGTTGGCCGTTTCTTGCTTACTTTTTCTGTACGTTCGTTTCCCGTACTTTACTCAGGATTTTATTTTCGTACTCAGAACGGTTAACATCGGGAGGCTGGTGAACCGGTTCGGCCGCGCATCGCCGTGCTACACGATTCTGGACCGGTTCGCGGACATCGCGCGGAGTCACCCGCAGAAGCCCTTCCTCGTGTTCGAGGGTGAGGTCTTCTCTTACCGGGACGCGGACCGGATCAGTAACAGAATCGCAAACGCGCTGCGGGAACGCGCGCTCGTGCACGCGGGTCAGACCGTGGCGCTCTTTCACGGGAACGCGCCTCAGTACGTGTGCACGTGGCTCGCTCTCGCCAAACTGGGCTGCACTGTCGCGCTGCTGAACACGAACCTCAGGAGTCGATCTCTGTTGCACTGCTGCGACTGCTGCTGCGCCACGGCCCTCATCACTGATGCAG atctGGCTCCGGCGGTGGCCGAGGTTCTGCCATCTCTGCACATGTGCGGCATGTCTGTGCTCCTGCTGTTCGGCAGCTGCAAGACGGACGGCATCGTCAATCTGTCGGCTGCGGTACGCGGTGCATCAGAAGAGGCTCCGCCCCTCAGCCTGAGGAGTGACATCAGCATCCGGAGCCCCGCCCTCTACATCTACACCTCAGGCACCACAG GTCTTCCTAAAGCGGCAGTGATCAGCCACCACAGACTCTGGCTGATGTCGTTCCTGCAGCGCATGACAGGTGTGAGCTCCAGAGACATCCTCTACATCTACCTGCCCCTGTACCACAGCGCAGGCTTCCTTGCCGGCCTCACCGGAGCCATAGAGCGGG GGAACACAGTGGTGCTGAGGAGGAAGTTTTCTGCGTCTCGGTTTTGGGATGACTGTCGGGAGCATGAGGTGACGGTCATCCAGTACATCGGAGAGGTCATGCGTTACCTGTGCAACACGCCCAAG AGCGAGCGTGACCGTGATCACCGTGTGCGTCTGGCTCTGGGGAACGGCATCACAGCGGCGACGTGGGAGGAATTCCTGCGCCGCTTCGGGAACGTGCACATCTGCGAGTGCTACGGAGCCACCGAGGGAAACATCGGATTCCTCAACTACAGCGGGAAAATCGGATCCATCGGGAGAGTGACTGCCATCCACAAG atgctcATTCCTTTCGCCTTCATTAAGTTTGATCCGGAGACGGAGGAGCCGGTGCGAGACTCCGCTGGACTGTGTGTCGAGGTGGCTCCAG GTGAAACCGGGCTGCTGGTGGCAAAGATCAATAAAATCGCTCCGTTCAGCGGCTACGTTAAAAACCCTGCGCAAACAGAGAAGAAGAAGCTGAGGAACGTCTTTAAGAAAGGAGATCTGTACTTCAACACTGGAGATCTCATATTAGCCGACCGCCGCGGCTTCCTTTACTTTCAGGACCGCATTGGAGACACGTTCCG GTGGAAAGGAGAAAATGTGTCCACGACTGAAGTGTCTGAGGTTTTGCTCATGCTGGATTCTATTGAAGCTGCAAACGTCTACGGTGTGAGAGTATCAG GTCACGAGGGACGGATCGGGATGGCGGCTCTCAAGCTCACAGACGGGACGGAGTTTGACGGATCTGCCACATACAAACATGTGAAGAAGCTCCTGCCGGCATACGCCAGACCACACTTCATCAGGATacag GACGAGCTGGACGTGACGGGGACCTTCaaacaggtcaaaggtcagctggTGCAGGAGGGATTCGACCCAAACGTCATCCAGAGTAAACTCTTCTTCCTGGACGAGTCGAAGCAGACGTTTGTGCCGCTGACGCAGGAGCTTTACAGTTCCATCACGAACGGACACACCAGACTCTGA